A DNA window from Camelina sativa cultivar DH55 chromosome 13, Cs, whole genome shotgun sequence contains the following coding sequences:
- the LOC104735259 gene encoding THUMP domain-containing protein 1 homolog, with protein sequence MATGDQSKKRKQHYRPQNRPVKKKGAYPLKPGVQGFFISCDGGREYQASQEAINVIDSFFEELMNGTDTKVKPGLFDNPINKKVTFSYSEDDDEDEEEAEGNNDKEEEENKGDEEKKEVTEGGDNQVNEKELASEGSCEVKQLVETETGKDKEDEEKPKNGVDEPPRKKACLEEAIPLAKVNENAEKSIDKLIEAELKELGDKSKRRFMKLDPGCNGLVFIQMKRRDGDPSPKDIAQHAMTSAAATKKHMSRFILRLLPIEVSCYPSEEEISRAIKPLVEQYFPVETSNPRKFAVLYGARANTGLDRMKIINTIAKSIPAPHKVDLSNPEMSIVVEIVKTVCLIGVVEKYKELGKYNLRQLTSTN encoded by the exons ATGGCTACCGGTGACCAgagcaagaagagaaaacagCATTATCGCCCTCAAAAC AGACcagtgaagaagaagggagCTTACCCTCTGAAGCCAGGTGTGCAAGGTTTTTTCATCTCTTGCGATGGCGGACGCGAATACCAAGCTTCTCAGGAAGCTATTAACGTCATTGATTCC TTTTTCGAGGAGCTAATGAATGGGACTGACACGAAAGTAAAGCCTGGTTTGTTTGATAACCCAATTAACAAGAAGGTTACGTTTTCATATAGcgaggatgatgatgaggacGAAGAGGAAGCTGAGGGTAATAATgataaagaggaagaggaaaacaaaggggatgaggagaagaaagaagttaCTGAAGGCGGTGATAATCAAGTGAATGAGAAAGAATTAGCGAGTGAAGGATCATGCGAAGTCAAACAATTGGTAGAAACTGAGACtggaaaagacaaagaagatgaagagaaaccGAAGAACGGTGTAGATGAACCTCCAAGAAAGAAAGCATGTTTGGAAGAAGCAATTCCATTGGCAAAAGTAAACGAAAATGCTGAGAAGTCTATTGATAAGTTGATTGAAGCTGAACTAAAAGAACTCGGAGACAAGAGTAAG AGACGGTTTATGAAGTTAGATCCAGGTTGCAACGGTCTGGTATTCATCCAAATGAAAAGGAGAGATGGTGACCCAAGTCCCAAAGATATTGCACAGCATGCAATGACTTCTGCTgctgcaacaaaaaaacatatgtcaAG GTTCATCCTAAGACTTCTACCAATTGAAGTATCGTGTTACCCTTCAGAGGAAGAAATTTCAAGAGCCATCAAGCCTCTTGTAGAACAGTATTTCCCCGTTGAGACCAGTAACCCCCGGAAA TTTGCTGTGTTGTATGGAGCGCGTGCAAACACGGGGCTTGATAGGATGAAGATAATAAACACTATCGCCAAATCTATTCCTGCCCCTCACAAAGTTGATTTGAGCAATCCAGAGATGTCAATCGTGGTGGAAATTGTTAAg ACAGTTTGCTTAATTGGAGTGGTAGAGAAGTACAAGGAGCTAGGAAAGTACAACCTCAGACAGCTCACGTCGACCAACTGA
- the LOC104735263 gene encoding uncharacterized protein LOC104735263: protein MGSTSSRRDPEMCSLRDDEFPWELLGSMVEEEDKETDHLIQPILEGAVERARRELHALFPSKLGNSSSTDVPKEGCTEKEDDELIARFSQFMKGGACKEVYTAFEDCFEKTDNIYKCPAKYSPLLIKCVDAHSEYYQPIIALAECTVEQFTKEVKALELAPTKQPERLNTTSPLLRWRNMLLNGSRGRSKPRDN, encoded by the coding sequence ATGGGGAGCACGTCATCGAGGAGGGATCCAGAGATGTGCAGTTTGCGAGACGACGAATTTCCGTGGGAATTATTGGGCTCCATGGTTGAGGAGGAGGACAAAGAGACAGATCACCTGATACAACCGATTTTGGAAGGTGCTGTAGAACGGGCGAGGAGGGAGCTCCACGCTTTATTCCCGTCTAAATTGGGAAACTCATCATCAACTGATGTTCCAAAAGAAGGATGCACAGAGAAGGAAGACGATGAATTAATTGCACGGTTTAGCCAGTTCATGAAAGGAGGTGCTTGCAAAGAAGTATACACGGCTTTTGAAGATTGTTTTGAGAAAACTGATAACATCTATAAGTGTCCTGCTAAATACTCGCCATTGCTGATCAAGTGCGTGGACGCTCACTCCGAATACTATCAGCCCATTATTGCGCTGGCAGAATGTACTGTGGAACAGTTCACCAAGGAGGTCAAAGCCTTAGAACTCGCTCCGACAAAGCAACCAGAGAGATTGAATACTACCAGCCCATTATTGCGATGGAGGAATATGCTGTTGAACGGTTCGCGAGGAAGAAGCAAGCCAAGGGATAACTGA
- the LOC104735261 gene encoding O-acyltransferase WSD1-like gives MTNQDQEEPVSPMARVFQSPGIDLCAVTIVGFETKINPDVVLDALKQNVSKHPRFSSILSENGAKWIETEVNVEDHVIVPYIDPEEIGGDGQSFVDDYMSRLTMIPLDRSRPLWDIHILNVKTYDAEAVGFIRSHHSLGDGMSLVSLILACTHKTSDPDMFSNAIPTMKRRPKHNLQKKGWFLRSIVTIGSTMRLIWNTIVDMVLLFATVLYLKDTKTPLKADVNTRNNPKSFYHRIISLDDIKHIKNAMDMTINDVLFGMSQASFSRYLNRRYDKRNEENGALTSCPNNLPDGIRFRVACTVNLRSDIGFKPLADMMVKDSKCRWGNYFSFIFLPFSIGLQTDPLVHLKKCKSMMARKKHSYHAALVYFIIKIVLKVFGAKVAAELFDRPVRNITTCVSNVIGPMEEISFLGHPIAYIAPSSYGHSHALLVHLMSYADKMIISMAFDPTVIPDPHMICDDMEESLKEIKAALHERGLL, from the exons ATGACGAATCAGGATCAGGAGGAGCCGGTCAGCCCGATGGCGCGTGTATTCCAGTCGCCGGGGATTGACTTGTGTGCAGTCACCATTGTGGGTTTCGAAACAAAGATTAATCCCGACGTTGTTCTTGATGCTTTGAAGCAAAATGTCTCCAAACATCCTCGTTTCTCTAGCATATTG TCTGAAAATGGTGCAAAATGGATCGAGACCGAAGTCAATGTAGAAGATCATGTAATCGTACCATACATAGATCCGGAAGAGATAGGTGGAGATGGACAAAGCTTTGTCGATGATTATATGTCACGTCTCACAATGATCCCTCTTGATAGATCAAGACCCTTGTGGGACATTCACATCCTCAACGTCAAAACCTATGATGCTGAAGCAGTCGGTTTTATAAGATCTCACCATTCGTTGGGAGATGGGATGTCCTTGGTTTCCCTCATTCTCGCATGTACCCACAAAACATCAGACCCAGACATGTTTTCAAATGCTATTCCTACCATGAAACGGCGACCAAAGCACAACCTACAAAAAAAGGGCTGGTTCTTAAGGTCGATAGTAACCATTGGTTCTACAATGAGACTGATTTGGAACACAATTGTAGATATGGTGCTGCTTTTTGCGACTGTATTGTATTTGAAGGATACAAAAACACCACTAAAAGCAGATGTGAATACCAGGAACAATCCAAAGAGTTTTTATCACCGAATTATCTCTTTAGATGACATCAAACATATCAAGAACGCTATGGACATG ACTATCAACGATGTTCTATTCGGAATGTCACAAGCCTCTTTTTCTCGCTATTTGAACCGACGATATG ACAAGAGGAATGAGGAGAATGGAGCGTTGACATCGTGTCCGAACAATCTTCCAGATGGTATACGATTTCGTGTAGCTTGTACAGTAAATCTAAGGTCAGACATCGGATTCAAG CCCTTGGCAGATATGATGGTGAAGGATTCAAAATGCAGATGGGGTAACTACTTcagctttatttttttgccgTTCTCCATCGGTTTACAAACAGATCCATTggttcatttaaaaaaatgcaaatccATGATGGCTCGAAAGAAGCACTCTTATCACGCGGCTCTAGTGTATTTTATCATCAAAATCGTCCTAAAAGTGTTTGGCGCGAAG GTAGCAGCAGAGTTATTCGATCGACCGGTGCGGAACATAACGACATGCGTTTCAAACGTCATTGGCCCCATGGAAGAAATCAGTTTCCTTGGCCATCCTATCGCTTACATCGCTCCAAGCTCTTACGGACACTCACAT GCATTGTTGGTACATCTCATGAGTTATGCGGATAAAATGATAATCTCCATGGCGTTTGATCCTACCGTCATACCGGACCCCCACATGATTTGCGATGATATGGAAGAATCACTGAAAGAGATTAAAGCTGCTCTCCATGAAAGAGGGTTACTCTAA